A portion of the Faecalibacterium sp. I3-3-89 genome contains these proteins:
- a CDS encoding substrate-binding periplasmic protein, translated as MKHRISRRAFLRGCGLLAASAAAGGLTSCGETKAKDGGLPQIVVGSDTYPPYIYLNNDGVPAGIDVEIATEAFRRMGYSTRFEPIDWEQKTTLVESGAIDCIWGCFSMEGREALYHWAGPYMVSRQVVAVNDDSSIQSLSDLAGKSIAVQSTGKPEELFLSGSDPRLPQGVDVFSIEDRSVQYALLGCGYVDAIASHETTILQYMKDNSVAFRILSEPLLVTGLGVAFATNDSRGLDSQLNDTFAQLREDGTLEQIVGKYLENPSQYLEVDTIGT; from the coding sequence ATGAAACACAGAATCTCACGCCGTGCCTTTCTGCGCGGGTGCGGGCTGCTGGCGGCCTCTGCGGCCGCCGGGGGCCTGACCTCCTGCGGAGAGACGAAAGCGAAGGACGGCGGCCTCCCCCAGATCGTTGTGGGAAGCGACACCTATCCTCCCTATATTTATCTGAACAACGACGGCGTTCCCGCCGGGATCGATGTGGAGATCGCCACCGAAGCGTTCCGCCGCATGGGGTATTCCACCCGGTTCGAGCCGATCGACTGGGAGCAGAAGACCACCCTCGTGGAGAGCGGTGCCATCGACTGCATCTGGGGCTGCTTTTCCATGGAGGGGCGCGAAGCGCTCTACCACTGGGCCGGGCCTTACATGGTGAGCCGTCAGGTGGTCGCCGTGAATGACGACAGCAGCATCCAGTCCCTCAGCGACCTTGCCGGAAAGAGCATCGCCGTCCAGAGCACCGGCAAGCCGGAGGAGCTTTTTCTCAGCGGCTCCGACCCCCGCCTCCCGCAGGGGGTCGATGTGTTCAGCATCGAAGACCGCAGCGTCCAGTATGCGCTGCTGGGCTGCGGCTACGTGGACGCCATCGCCTCCCATGAGACGACCATCCTGCAATATATGAAGGACAACTCCGTGGCGTTCCGCATCCTGTCCGAGCCGCTGCTCGTCACCGGGCTGGGCGTGGCCTTTGCAACGAACGACAGCCGGGGGCTGGACAGCCAGCTGAACGATACCTTTGCGCAGCTGCGCGAAGACGGCACGCTGGAGCAGATCGTCGGCAAATATCTCGAAAACCCTTCGCAGTATCTGGAGGTGGACACCATTGGAACATAA